GGATACAGTTAAAGAAGCACTCGCTGCTCATAGCATCGAAGTATTAGAAGATGATAAAGTATATCCCGCTGCTGACACTGCGGTGAAGGCGGATCTTAATATTCGAGTAGTCCGGGTAACCAAGCAAACAGCGACACAAGAAGCTTCGGTTCCGTTCAAGGTAATCAAGACGGCTGACCCAAGCTTGTACAAGGGTGATAACCGGGTCATTCAGAGCGGTAAGGAAGGCGTGATCGTCCAGACGATCGAGAAGACCTTCCAGGATGGCGAATTGGTGTCTAAGAAAATGACGGGCAAGAAGGTTCAAACAAACCGTGTCGACAAGGTCATTGCCGTTGGAACGAAGAAGAAGCCTGAGCCAGTTCAGGAAACGGTGGTTGCCGCTGTAAGTACAACCGAAGCTGCAGCTACTTCTAAAGCTTCAAATGCATCCTCTTCGAAATCGTCAGCAAATCTGGCTGATAAAGTGAAGAAGGTATCTGCTTCAACTGACAGTGATTCTGTCACGAAGGATGGAGTTACATTCAAGGCCAAAAAAGTGCTGAGCAATGTATCTATGACAGCTTATTCCTCAGAGCAAGAAGGCATTGGTACGAAGACGGCTTCCGGCACACGTGTACAGGAAGGACGTACCATCGCAGTTGACCCCGATGTGATCCCTCTTGGATGGTGGGTATACATTGAAGGTGTAGGATTCCGTCGTGCTGAAGATACAGGCGGCGCAATCAAAGGGAACAAAATTGATGTGTATTATGACAGCTTGGAGCAGGCTCTCAATTTTGGCCGCAAAAAAGGTAAAACTGTATACGTTATCGGTCCGGTGAAGCCGGAACTGAATTAAAATATATTTTACAATGCGTCCCTGATGTTATAGTATTAACATCAAGATTAGGTGATGCTATATAAGGTAAACGAAAGTTTAGACAGCAAGTCTATCGTTTGCCTCTTACATGCAGAAGAGGAGTTTTTCCTCTTCTCTTTTTGTTTAGAAAGGAAGTCATGTGGTCATGATTAAAGAAATCATTGTCGTTGAAGGCAGAGATGATACCGTAGCCATCAAGCGTGCAGTGAATGCAGATACAATTGAGACCGGCGGTTCTGCTATAAATGCCCGTATACTTAAGAAGATCGAGCTTGCTCAGCAAAGAAGAGGTGTTATCGTCTTTACAGACCCTGATCATGCAGGTGAGCGAATTCGCAAAATCATATCAAACAAGATTCCTGGCGTGAAGCATGCCTTCATTAAGGAGCAGGATGCGACCCGCAAAGGTGATATCGGTGTGGAGAATGCATCTCCAGACTCCATTCGGGCAGCACTGTCCAAGGTGCATACAACCTATGATGGCGCTAAGCCGCTCATAGACTGGCAAGATCTGATTGAAGCCGGACTCATCGTCCATAAGGACGCCGCAAATCGGCGTATGATGCTGGGCAACATTCTGGGCATAGGATATTGTAATGGCAAGCAGCTGCATAAGCGGCTGACGATGTTTCAGATAAGTCGTGAGGAATTTGTACGAGCACTAGAGCAAATAGAACGTGAGGGATCATGAGAACGTGAAAAATATAGATGAGATTGCAACGCCAAGACGAACGAAAGAGATCATAGCGAAACACGGTTTTTCTTTCAAAAAAAGCCTGGGACAAAATTTTCTGATCGATCAAAATATACTCCATAAAATTGTGGATGCTGCTGATCTGGATGAACATAAAGGTGCACTTGAGATCGGACCGGGAATCGGTGCTCTAACAGAGAAGCTTGCACAGCGTGCAGGGACGGTAACTGCTGTCGAAATAGACCAACGCTTGATACCGATCCTCACCGAAGTGCTGGAACCTTACTCTAATATATATGTACATCATGGAGACGTTCTTAAAACAGATCTTCCTGAATTATTTGCAAAAAATTTCGCGGGCATGGATAAGGTCAGCGTCGTTGCTAATTTGCCTTACTATGTAACGACACCGATCTTGATGAGACTGCTGGAGGAGAAGCTCCCGCTCGACAGCATCGTTGTCATGATTCAGAAGGAAGTTGCAGAACGAATGGCTGCTTCTCCAGGAACGAAGGATTATGGGACGCTAAGCATCGCGGTGCAATATTACAGCGAGCCTGAACTGGTATGTATCGTTCCTCATACGGTTTTTATCCCGCAGCCTAATGTTGAATCTGCCGTTATTAAGTTAAAGGTAAGAGAGAAGCCTCCGGTTGAAGTGAAGGATGAGAAGTTTTTCTTCGAGGTGATTCATGCTTCATTTGCACAAAGACGGAAGACCATCGCAAATAATTTGAAGAGCCGCTTCTTTACCAAAGAAAATAGAGATCAGCTGGAGCCTCTGCTGGAGGCGGCTGAGATTGAACCTACAAGACGCGGAGAGACACTCAGTATTAAAGAGTACGCCCGTCTAAGTGATGTCTTGCTGGAAGCAGGAATCAAGGGTTAAGACTCTAAATAGCCCTACAAGCGGTCCTCCCTTCGCCAAATACGAAAAAGAGATGAACCAAAGCCCTGCCTCGCCCATAACATAGGGTTAGAGGTGATAACGTTGATGAATATAGGAGACTTGGTCGTTCGGAAATCGTATGGGGGAGATGTCACGTTCCGAGTGGAGGGCCTCGAGAAGGATAAGGCAGTCATTAAAGGAACCGAATTTAGGCTCCTTGCGGATTCTCCGCTGAATGATTTGATCAGAGTGCCGTATGAGCCTGAGACGAACAAGACGCGGCTGGCACATATTAAAGCAAACGAATCTTACTCGCTATTGCAGAAGCACCGTCTGGAGCAAGCACAGCGTAACCAGGCGGGGTTAGTTGATGAGTGGAGCAAGAACACACAGACAGAGTCTCCTTCTTTTTTTGAAATGCCTGGCAAGGTGCTCCATCTGGATGGAGACCCTAATTATCTTAAGAAAAGCATGGCATTGTATGAAAGACTGCGTGTACCCGCAGAAGGCCATTATGTACATGAAGCTTCCATGGCAGATACACTATATCGGCTCCTGCCGCGCTCACGCCCTGATATTGTCGTCATCACGGGGCATGATGGAGTACTAAAGGGCAGACAGCCCTATGATCTGTATAAC
This sequence is a window from Paenibacillus urinalis. Protein-coding genes within it:
- the yabG gene encoding sporulation peptidase YabG: MNIGDLVVRKSYGGDVTFRVEGLEKDKAVIKGTEFRLLADSPLNDLIRVPYEPETNKTRLAHIKANESYSLLQKHRLEQAQRNQAGLVDEWSKNTQTESPSFFEMPGKVLHLDGDPNYLKKSMALYERLRVPAEGHYVHEASMADTLYRLLPRSRPDIVVITGHDGVLKGRQPYDLYNINHYKNSSNFIAAVQVARQYEWHLDALTIVAGACQSHFEALIRAGANFASSPSRVLIHALDPVYVAAKAAFTSVKDTININDIIHHTISGSDGVGGLESRGSYRIGLPPLQDLSTLKVTPAAI
- a CDS encoding 3D domain-containing protein; the encoded protein is MGNFQLEETHESPSSSKSFALRWKHENLRQITLVAIFSIALLVMISLILYGQGGKEISIVVDGKVQALETREGMLSEVLDEHSIAVSPHDEVSMSLSDEIEDGDRVTINRAVAINVTADGETEQVYTTQDTVKEALAAHSIEVLEDDKVYPAADTAVKADLNIRVVRVTKQTATQEASVPFKVIKTADPSLYKGDNRVIQSGKEGVIVQTIEKTFQDGELVSKKMTGKKVQTNRVDKVIAVGTKKKPEPVQETVVAAVSTTEAAATSKASNASSSKSSANLADKVKKVSASTDSDSVTKDGVTFKAKKVLSNVSMTAYSSEQEGIGTKTASGTRVQEGRTIAVDPDVIPLGWWVYIEGVGFRRAEDTGGAIKGNKIDVYYDSLEQALNFGRKKGKTVYVIGPVKPELN
- the rnmV gene encoding ribonuclease M5, with translation MIKEIIVVEGRDDTVAIKRAVNADTIETGGSAINARILKKIELAQQRRGVIVFTDPDHAGERIRKIISNKIPGVKHAFIKEQDATRKGDIGVENASPDSIRAALSKVHTTYDGAKPLIDWQDLIEAGLIVHKDAANRRMMLGNILGIGYCNGKQLHKRLTMFQISREEFVRALEQIEREGS
- the rsmA gene encoding 16S rRNA (adenine(1518)-N(6)/adenine(1519)-N(6))-dimethyltransferase RsmA gives rise to the protein MKNIDEIATPRRTKEIIAKHGFSFKKSLGQNFLIDQNILHKIVDAADLDEHKGALEIGPGIGALTEKLAQRAGTVTAVEIDQRLIPILTEVLEPYSNIYVHHGDVLKTDLPELFAKNFAGMDKVSVVANLPYYVTTPILMRLLEEKLPLDSIVVMIQKEVAERMAASPGTKDYGTLSIAVQYYSEPELVCIVPHTVFIPQPNVESAVIKLKVREKPPVEVKDEKFFFEVIHASFAQRRKTIANNLKSRFFTKENRDQLEPLLEAAEIEPTRRGETLSIKEYARLSDVLLEAGIKG